GTACGGTGTTATCGAGGCGGAACATGTCGACAAGGCTGTCTACTCCACCCGGTCATATCCGCCGGTCATCTTTTACGGCGGGAACTACTACTATCGCTCATGGGGGGGGCTGGGTCTCGAGTTTGCGTACCCCTACGGGTACAGCCAGTATGACTCCAAGGTCATTCCGGTCGCCTTCAGGTTCGGCACGATACTCTCCGGGGCGACGGTCAAGGGCTTTGTCTACATGCAAAAGTACTCTTCGATGGCAAGGACGCTGAAACTCATTGTAAGTCCCGCTGCGGTCGATGGGGGCGAGCTCCCTCAGCTCGATTTCAACTTCGAAATCGTTGATTAGCAAAATCATGGGATATGTGTATTGGAGGGGGCAGAAGCGGGGGCAGTAGCCGATCCGTGTAGTCGACGCCGAAGCAGGGTTGGTTTTCGGGACGCCTTAAAATCGATTCGTGACCGGCAGGAAAGAGCGGATGGAGTACAAGGATATTATCGTCACCCGTGAGAACGGGACCGGGAAGATAATGCTTAATCGCCCCAGGGCGATGAACGCCCTCTCGATGAGGCTGAGGGACGAGCTGGAGGACTCCCTCTCTCGGCTCGGTTCCGACGACGAGGTATCGCTGATTATGATAACGGGCGGCCCGAAGAGCTTCTCCGCCGGCTTTGACCTCAAGGAAGCTGTGGATACGAATCTTAAGTCCTTTTTTCACCGGATCTTCGAGTACCACAGGGCGATATATACAGTCAAGAAATTTGTTATCACGGCGGTCTCAGGCGTTGCATTGGCAGGAGGATTCGACCTGGCGCTTGCCGGAGATATGATCTTGGCGTCGGAGAACGCCTCCTTCGGCCACGTCGAGGTCAATTTCGGCGTCAATCCGATCGTATATCCCTTGGCAAAGAAGATCGGCTCCGCCCGGGCCCAGGAGCTCTGCTCAACCGGGAGGATGATCACAGCTTCCGAGGCCAAAGAGATGGGGCTTGTAAACGAGGTTTACCCCCACGACGGTTTTGTGGAAGCGGCGGAAAGGAGGGCCGGGGAGATCGGCAGGGTGGGGGGCAGGACGCTCACGGCGATCAAGGAGGCGACGTTCAGGAATCTGAAAAAAGATGCTTCCAAGGTCCTGAAGTTCGAGTTCTCCCTCACATCCAGGCTGCTGGACAGGAAAGAGTTCCAAAATAGGATAGAGATATTTCTCAGACAATCGGGGATGATCAAGTAGGAATATGTTATTAAAGCCCGAGTGCAAATCGTGTATACTGAAGCAGGCCAAGACCGCCGCTGGGCTTTCGGGGGCAGGCAATGAGGATATTGCGAAGATCGTAGAGGAGGCCTCTATAACGATAGAGACCGCCCCGCCCGGGATCACGGCGCCGGAGCTCGCGGCGGTGATCTACAGGCGGATAAGGGAGTTCACCGGCGTTTCCGATCCCTACATCGAGATAAAGAGAAAAAGCCTTGAAAGCGCCATGTCGATATATCCCCTTATTGAAGAGAGGGTTATGGCCTCCAAGGACAGGCTGAAGGCGGCGCTGGTGGCCACAGCCGTGGGCAACATCATAGACTTCGGCATCCCCGACATATCTTTTTCGCCCCAGACCATCCTCGAAGAATTTGAAAATCTGACCTTTGCAATAGACGATTACGAAAAGTTGAGGGACGAGCTTTTCAAGGCGAAAAAAATCCTCTTTTTGGCTGACAACGCCGGCGAGATAGTTTTGGACAGGCTGTTTCTCTGGTGGGCGAGGGAGAATCTGGAGGGAAGGGTGATATTCGCCGTCAGGGGGGGTGCCGTCATCAACGACGCGACGAGGGAGGATGCGATCGCCTCCGGAATCGGGGAACTCGCGGAGATCATAGACACCGGGGCGGATATACCGGGGGCCGATCTGAAAACCGCCTCTGGGGAGTTCAGGAAGATTTTCGAGGAGTCGGACCTCATAGTCTCCAAGGGCCAGGGGAACTTCGAGGTGCTGGAGGGAGAGGACAAAAACATCTTCTTCATCCTGAAGGCAAAGTGTGACGCCGTGGCGGAGCATCTCTCCGTGAAAAAGGGCTCGCTGATCCTGTTGAAGAACTGAGCCGACGCCCCTCTCGGCGGGAAATCGGAACCGTAGGGGGGGTAGGCATAGAATCTTAATCGCACTCCATACAGTTTTTTAAAAAAGAGATATTCAACGGATAACCATCCAGGGGGAATAATAAATCATGTTTTACATGCTCTCCGAAGACGAGATAAGGGGGGGGAAGGTAACCGACGTCTACTTCATGAGGACAAAGGAGGTCCTCGACAAGATGGGGATCAAGAGAAGGGTCGTCGCCGAGGTTTTCGCAAAGTCGCTGCCGGCCGACTGGAAGTGGGCGGTCTTCTCCGGCCTCGAGGAGGTCATCGATCTCCTCTCCGCCCACGACGTAAAGGTCAGGAGCATCCCCGAGGGGACGATCTTTTATCCCGGCGAGCCGGTCCTCGAAATAGAGGGGGAGTACACCGATTTCGGGATCCACGAAACGGCGATCCTGGGCTTCATCTGCCAGGCCACGGGGATCGCCACGATGGCGGCCAGATGCAGGGTCGCGGCGGAAGACCGCCCGGTCATCTCGTTCGGGGCCAGGAGGATGCACCCTGCTATCGCCCCGATGATAGACAGGTCGGCCTTGATCGGGGGGCTTGACGGCGTAAGCTCGGTTGCCAGCGCAGAGAAGCTCAACGAGACCCCGGTAGGGACCATGCCCCACGCCCTCATCCTCATAATCGGCGACACCGTTCAGACCGCAAGGGCCTTTGACGAGATCATCGACAAGAAGGTAAACCGGATCGTCCTCATCGACACGTTCAACGATGAGAAGTTTGAGGCGGTAAACGTAGCCTCCGCCTTGAAGGAAAAACTCTTCGGGGTCAGGCTCGATACGCCCGGCTCCAGGAGGGGGGATTTCAAGGAGATACTGAGCGAGGTTCGCTGGGAGCTGAACACCAAGGGATTCTCCCACGTAAAGCTATTTGCCAGCGGCGGCCTCGACGAGTACTCGATAATGGATCTGAATCCTGTCTGCGACGCCTACGGCGTGGGAACCTCGATATCAAGCGCTGTTACGGTTGATTTCTCCTTCGACCTGGTAGAGATAGAGGGAAAGCCGGTCGGCAAGAGGGGAAAGAAGTCGGGGAGGAAAGACCTATTCAGGTGCGAGGAGTGCGGCATGCCGGTGGTCGTCCCCTTCGGCCATAGCCCGGAGAAGTGCGGCTGCGGGAGCCGCCTGACTCCTTTCTTCGAGACGATCACACCGAAAGAGGATATGAATAAGCTGCCCACAGTCCGGGAGATAAGGTCGAGGCTCCTCTCGCAGCTCTCGGGCTTCGGCCCGGAAGATCTGTAGCGGGATTATGTCGTGATTAGAAAAAAGGTTGGCGGTCGGGGGATTCTCGGTTAAGGGGGGGCAGGGGGATCAATCGAGGGGTCGATCAAGGGCGATATTGTATTTGGCGCATAGTTGATGGTTGACACATATCCGGCGCCTTTTCGTCATCATATTCATTTTACCGTTGTCGGCAATCCCTTGCCCTCAACAGAAACCCTTTGAGGCGGGGATCCCATTTCAGGTCAGGGATTCCGTTCCAGCCGGGAAATCCATTTCGGGTCAAAATGTCGTTAGGTCAATATGTCGTCGCATCGATATATCGTTAAATTATCGTTGACATGCCAACTCTATGTCTTCGGTAAGTCCGCCCCCGTCCCCTTTTACACATTCTGAAATTTGGTTATTTCGCTGTTTCACCGTTTTGGTATTGTCCCATTTTGTCGTTTCAATATCCCGCCCCTTCGTTTTTCTATTTAGCGGCTTTTTTTGATATAACGTCCTTGGCCTTGGGGATATCCCCGTCCTTCTTGATTGGGACGTAGTACTCGTTGACCCAGCCCATTTCCCTCTTCTTTTCGGTCTTGTCCCAGTCCAGCAGTTCCCCCATGACATCGGCGCACTTCTTCAGCGCCGCCTCCCCGGGATTGCCGACCGTGCCCAGGCCCGTCCGGCGAAAGACCACGTCGTCAAGGTGGAGGGCCATCTCGTCGGTCACGGCGTATGCCACCTGCGCCAGTATATCCGGTCGGTTTGGAGCGATCTTGTCTTTCAATCCCGGTTCGGTCTCGGTCTTTACCATAATCCTGCCGTGCTCCGTTCCGTACTGATGGATGAGATTTTCCACCACGTCTTTCGGGTATTCCCTTTTGTGTTTTTTTATCTCCTTGTTGAGGTAGCTATTGAAGGGCCCGGTCCCCCCGCCGTAGAGGGGGGTGGTGTCGGTGAGGCACTCCGGCGGTTCTTTCCCCAGCTTTTTGTAGGTCATATCCACAACCTGCCGGGCGAGATTTCTCGACGTGGTGTACTTCCCGCCGATCACCGTTATTATGCCCTTTATCTTGTCGTCCTTCTCGTGGTCGTATATCTCGTACTTTCTGGACGCGTCGTAGACGTCTATGTCTGTGTCCTTTTCCACGATCGGCCTCAACCCCCCGTAGAAATAGAGGACGTCCTTTCTTAAGAGCTTTGCCCCGGGGAGGTTTTCGTTCGTGTCCTCGATGAGCCCCGCAATGTCCGACTCGGAGACCTTGAAATGGTCAGGCTCGCCGTCGTAGGCCCTGTCCGTGGTGCCGATCAGGGAGTATCCCCGCCACGGTATTATGAAGAAGTGCCTTCCCGCCTTTGTCCTCAAAACCAGGCCGTAGTCCTTGAATATCTCCTTTGTCACGAGGTGAATTCCCTTGGAGCGGATGAGCCTCTTCTCCACTCCCTTTTTGTGGAGCATCCCGAGCGTGATGTCCCCCCACGGGCCCGTCACATTGGCGACCACCTTCCCGCTTATCTTGTATTCCTCTCCGCTCTCTTTGTCTCTCACCATAACGCCGTTTATCACGTTTCCCTTTCTCAGAATATCCCTCACCTCGGCGTAGTTGGCAACGTCCGCCCCGTAGTCGGTGGCCGACAGCATGAATTCGAGGACATGTCTCTCCGGCGTGTGCATCTGGCAGTCGTAATAGAGGGCGCCGCCGTTCAGATTCTTTGTCTCAAGGCCGGGGAAGAGCCTCTTTACCTTCCCCTCCCCCAGTATCTTGTGATTGGGTATCCTCTTGTCCGGGTCCTCCGTCTCCTCCTTGTCGTAGGCGAGGAGGTCGTAGACGGAGAGCGCCGCCTGCATGGGGAGCCTCCCCTCTATGCCGTGGCCGTAGAGGGGCACGATGAAGGGGATAGGAAAGACGAACTGGGGGGTTATCATGCTCATTATCCTTCGCTCGCTCAACGATTCCCTCACAAGTCCCAGCTCGAAGTTCTTGAGGTACCTCAGCCCCCCGTGGATCAGCTTGGACGTTGCGGAGCTGGTGGCGTTTGCGAAGTCGTCCTTTTCAAAGAGGGCCGCCTTGAGTCCCCTCAGGCTGGCGTCCCAGGCCACCGACGCCCCGGTAATGCCGCCGCCTATAATAATCAGGTCATATTTTTTTTCGGCCATGAGAGAAATATTCCGTTTCATAATATACTCCTTAAGATTACCTGTTCTTGCCTATAATAAGGACGTCGTTAATGTACTCGGCTTTCAAGTTGAAAATATCGAGCAGTAGGAAGAACGCCTGATCCCAGGGGACGCTTTTAAGCTTTATGGTAATCTTCCTCTTGACATCCCCCTTGATTACCATGTTGATTCCCGCACACTCCCCGAAGAGGAGAAGCACCTTCCTTATATCGGCGTTGTCCATTACGATGTCTATCTTCTTTCCGGTGAATGCCGGGTCGCCGCCCTCCTCGAGAGAAATCGAGAAACTTGGCACGGTGAAGACGATGGTGAGGAACGCCGCAATTCTTATGGTCCAGCGCTTCATCTTAAATATACCGAATTTTCCGATTCCATTTTACTCCGAAAACCGACCTTTTTCAAGGCAGAACTTGCCTTGTTTTCCCGTTTATTGTTAATAAAATCCGTTGAATTTTCATATTAAATGGTTATTTTTTAAACATAATTGTTGCACAGGCGGCAAATATGGTATAAAATTATTTTTCATTTTTTATAGTGGCAAGTGGCTGTATCTAGAAAAGGAGGAAAACAATGGCATACAAGATAACGGATGAATGCATCATGTGCGGTTCGTGTGAACCGGAATGTCCCGTTGAGGCGATAAGCGAGGGCGAGGACAAATACGTAATCGATCCAGATCTTTGTACCGATTGCGGTTCTTGTGCAGATGTATGCCCGACTGATGCATGTGTCCCGGAAGATTGAGTTAACACGGCTGGATGTTATATGTCCGGCCTTTCCCTTTTTTTCATTTTTATTTAGGTATGGGCTGACAAAATGACTACTATATCGGACGTATTTGCCCGCGAGATACTCGATTCTCGGGGAAATCCAACAATCGAGGTGGATGTTCATCTGGAATCGGGGGTGATGGGAAGGGCGTCGGTTCCTTCGGGGGCCTCCACGGGAGAGCACGAGGCCGTGGAGCTGAGGGACGGCGATAAAGGCCGGTATCTCGGCAAGGGAGTCATAAACGCCAGGGATAACGTTATAAATATCATCGCACCGGAGATCATAGGGATGAACTCCCTGGATCAGATAAGTGTGGATAAAAAGCTAATCGAGCTTGACGGGACGGAGAATAAATCGAAGCTGGGGGCCAACGCCATTATGGGCGTTTCCTCGGCCACCGCGAAGGCGGCGGCGAACGCCCTTTACCTTCCGCTGTTCCGCTACCTCGGCGGCGTGAGCGCAAAGCTCCTTCCGGTTCCTATGATGAATATCCTGAACGGCGGAAAGCACGCCGACAACAACGTCGACATACAGGAGTTCATGATCTTTCCCCTGGGTGCCGACTCTTTCTCAAGCGCGCTTATGATGGGAACCGAGGTCTTCCACAATCTGAAGTCGGTACTCAAGGATAAGGGACTCGCAACGAGCGTGGGTGATGAGGGGGGGTTCGCCCCGAACCTCGGCAGCAACGAGGAGGCGCTGGAGCTGATAGTGACGGCTATAAAGAAGGCGGGATACAAGCCCGGAGAGGAGGTGGCGATCGCCCTGGACCCCGCGGCGAGCGAGTTTTTTGTCAATGGTAAATACGTGCTTAAGGCGGAAAACAAGGAGCTCGACTCGTCCGGAATGGTCGACTACTACGAGGGGCTGATAAAAAAATATCCGATCGTATCTATCGAGGACGGCCTTTCTGAGGACGACTGGGACGGCTTTTGCGAGATGACCGGGCGTCTCGGAGACAGGGTTCAGATCGTGGGGGACGACCTTTACGTAACGAACACCAAGAGGCTGAAGAAGGGTATCGAGGCCGGGGCCACAAACTCGATCTTGATCAAGATAAACCAGATAGGCACCCTGACCGAGACCTTCTCCGCCATAGAGATGGCCAAGAGGGCCGGATTTACGGCGGTGGTCTCGCACCGCTCCGGGGAGACCGAAGACACCGTTATCGCCGATCTTACAGTGGCGGCAAACACGGGCCAGATAAAGACGGGCTCCGCATCGAGGACCGACAGGATAGCGAAGTACAATCAGCTCTTGAGGATAGAGGAGAATCTTGGAGACTCAAGCGAATTCATCGGCAAAGATGTCTTCTACAACCTGAAGAAGAAGCCTTAGAGCACATTAAATTTGGGCCTATGCAAGCCGCTACGTTGGAAGATTTAAAAAGATATAAGTTTAAGATCAGATCCAGGGTCAGGATGTCCCAGACCGACATCGAAGGGATCGTAAACAATATAAGGTACTTCGATTTCATAGAGATCGGACGCTTCGAGTATTTCAGGGACCTCGGGATCAGCTACGGAAAGCTTAAGGAATTCGGCACCGGAATGGCCCTGGCTGATATCTCCTGCAGTTTTTTGGCGCCCCTTTACTTCGACGAGGAGATCGATATCTACGTAAAGGTGGGTTACCTCGGGGATTCGAGCTTCCACATCAACTACCTGATCTTTGTTCCGGGGAGGAGATCTCTTGTGGCGGAGGGA
Above is a window of Candidatus Zymogenus saltonus DNA encoding:
- a CDS encoding enoyl-CoA hydratase/isomerase family protein, whose protein sequence is MEYKDIIVTRENGTGKIMLNRPRAMNALSMRLRDELEDSLSRLGSDDEVSLIMITGGPKSFSAGFDLKEAVDTNLKSFFHRIFEYHRAIYTVKKFVITAVSGVALAGGFDLALAGDMILASENASFGHVEVNFGVNPIVYPLAKKIGSARAQELCSTGRMITASEAKEMGLVNEVYPHDGFVEAAERRAGEIGRVGGRTLTAIKEATFRNLKKDASKVLKFEFSLTSRLLDRKEFQNRIEIFLRQSGMIK
- a CDS encoding DUF89 family protein, coding for MLLKPECKSCILKQAKTAAGLSGAGNEDIAKIVEEASITIETAPPGITAPELAAVIYRRIREFTGVSDPYIEIKRKSLESAMSIYPLIEERVMASKDRLKAALVATAVGNIIDFGIPDISFSPQTILEEFENLTFAIDDYEKLRDELFKAKKILFLADNAGEIVLDRLFLWWARENLEGRVIFAVRGGAVINDATREDAIASGIGELAEIIDTGADIPGADLKTASGEFRKIFEESDLIVSKGQGNFEVLEGEDKNIFFILKAKCDAVAEHLSVKKGSLILLKN
- a CDS encoding nicotinate phosphoribosyltransferase; translation: MFYMLSEDEIRGGKVTDVYFMRTKEVLDKMGIKRRVVAEVFAKSLPADWKWAVFSGLEEVIDLLSAHDVKVRSIPEGTIFYPGEPVLEIEGEYTDFGIHETAILGFICQATGIATMAARCRVAAEDRPVISFGARRMHPAIAPMIDRSALIGGLDGVSSVASAEKLNETPVGTMPHALILIIGDTVQTARAFDEIIDKKVNRIVLIDTFNDEKFEAVNVASALKEKLFGVRLDTPGSRRGDFKEILSEVRWELNTKGFSHVKLFASGGLDEYSIMDLNPVCDAYGVGTSISSAVTVDFSFDLVEIEGKPVGKRGKKSGRKDLFRCEECGMPVVVPFGHSPEKCGCGSRLTPFFETITPKEDMNKLPTVREIRSRLLSQLSGFGPEDL
- a CDS encoding glycerol-3-phosphate dehydrogenase/oxidase, which translates into the protein MKRNISLMAEKKYDLIIIGGGITGASVAWDASLRGLKAALFEKDDFANATSSATSKLIHGGLRYLKNFELGLVRESLSERRIMSMITPQFVFPIPFIVPLYGHGIEGRLPMQAALSVYDLLAYDKEETEDPDKRIPNHKILGEGKVKRLFPGLETKNLNGGALYYDCQMHTPERHVLEFMLSATDYGADVANYAEVRDILRKGNVINGVMVRDKESGEEYKISGKVVANVTGPWGDITLGMLHKKGVEKRLIRSKGIHLVTKEIFKDYGLVLRTKAGRHFFIIPWRGYSLIGTTDRAYDGEPDHFKVSESDIAGLIEDTNENLPGAKLLRKDVLYFYGGLRPIVEKDTDIDVYDASRKYEIYDHEKDDKIKGIITVIGGKYTTSRNLARQVVDMTYKKLGKEPPECLTDTTPLYGGGTGPFNSYLNKEIKKHKREYPKDVVENLIHQYGTEHGRIMVKTETEPGLKDKIAPNRPDILAQVAYAVTDEMALHLDDVVFRRTGLGTVGNPGEAALKKCADVMGELLDWDKTEKKREMGWVNEYYVPIKKDGDIPKAKDVISKKAAK
- a CDS encoding 4Fe-4S binding protein, producing the protein MAYKITDECIMCGSCEPECPVEAISEGEDKYVIDPDLCTDCGSCADVCPTDACVPED
- the eno gene encoding phosphopyruvate hydratase, which produces MTTISDVFAREILDSRGNPTIEVDVHLESGVMGRASVPSGASTGEHEAVELRDGDKGRYLGKGVINARDNVINIIAPEIIGMNSLDQISVDKKLIELDGTENKSKLGANAIMGVSSATAKAAANALYLPLFRYLGGVSAKLLPVPMMNILNGGKHADNNVDIQEFMIFPLGADSFSSALMMGTEVFHNLKSVLKDKGLATSVGDEGGFAPNLGSNEEALELIVTAIKKAGYKPGEEVAIALDPAASEFFVNGKYVLKAENKELDSSGMVDYYEGLIKKYPIVSIEDGLSEDDWDGFCEMTGRLGDRVQIVGDDLYVTNTKRLKKGIEAGATNSILIKINQIGTLTETFSAIEMAKRAGFTAVVSHRSGETEDTVIADLTVAANTGQIKTGSASRTDRIAKYNQLLRIEENLGDSSEFIGKDVFYNLKKKP
- a CDS encoding acyl-CoA thioesterase, producing MEDLKRYKFKIRSRVRMSQTDIEGIVNNIRYFDFIEIGRFEYFRDLGISYGKLKEFGTGMALADISCSFLAPLYFDEEIDIYVKVGYLGDSSFHINYLIFVPGRRSLVAEGRTVSVFINPKTRRPDKMPEEFKRMILDFEGPDNVKTKG